The Microbacterium horticulturae genome has a window encoding:
- a CDS encoding glutaredoxin family protein — protein sequence MTTLTLIGKPDCHLCDVAHGVVDHVLAELPERVASQVEVVEASIADDPALYELWWEKIPVVLIDGQLHAHWRVGADRLREALLDATAVKR from the coding sequence GTGACCACGCTCACCCTCATCGGCAAGCCCGACTGCCATCTCTGCGACGTCGCGCACGGCGTCGTCGACCACGTCCTGGCCGAACTGCCCGAACGCGTGGCCTCGCAGGTCGAGGTGGTCGAGGCATCCATCGCCGACGACCCCGCACTGTACGAGTTGTGGTGGGAGAAGATCCCGGTCGTGCTCATCGACGGACAGCTGCATGCGCACTGGCGTGTGGGCGCCGACCGTCTGCGCGAGGCGCTGCTCGACGCGACGGCGGTCAAGCGATGA
- a CDS encoding Dabb family protein produces the protein MTLRHVVAWKMAAQDAATRADHARQIAERLNALVGVVPTIGTLTAGANVVDGNWDVALVADFADKAALDAYAVHPAHQEVVAYVRSVVADRVAVDFEL, from the coding sequence ATGACGCTGCGTCACGTGGTCGCGTGGAAGATGGCGGCGCAGGATGCCGCGACCCGCGCCGACCACGCCCGCCAGATCGCGGAGCGCCTCAACGCTCTCGTCGGTGTGGTGCCGACGATCGGCACGCTCACGGCAGGCGCGAACGTCGTCGACGGCAATTGGGATGTCGCACTCGTCGCCGACTTCGCCGACAAGGCGGCGCTCGACGCCTACGCGGTGCACCCCGCGCACCAAGAGGTCGTCGCCTACGTGCGCAGCGTCGTCGCCGACCGCGTGGCGGTCGACTTCGAGCTGTAG
- a CDS encoding rhodanese-like domain-containing protein, whose product MKSITVQQLHEVATTPLIDVREVHEYEAGHIAGAVNIPFSTWRDRVEEFPKEPFHVICELGGRSASVARKLDAAGYDVTDVEGGTAAWIEQGFPVEH is encoded by the coding sequence ATGAAGTCGATCACCGTTCAGCAGCTGCACGAGGTCGCGACGACCCCGCTCATCGACGTGCGCGAGGTGCACGAGTACGAAGCCGGTCACATCGCCGGCGCTGTGAACATCCCGTTCTCGACATGGCGCGACCGGGTCGAAGAGTTCCCGAAAGAGCCGTTCCACGTCATCTGCGAGCTCGGCGGGCGCTCGGCCTCGGTCGCGCGAAAGCTCGATGCGGCCGGTTACGACGTCACCGACGTCGAGGGCGGCACCGCGGCCTGGATCGAGCAGGGCTTTCCGGTCGAGCACTGA
- a CDS encoding 30S ribosomal protein bS22 — MGSVIKKRRKRMAKKKHRKLLRKTRHQRRNKK; from the coding sequence GTGGGTTCTGTCATCAAGAAGCGCCGCAAGCGCATGGCGAAGAAGAAGCACCGCAAGCTGCTTCGCAAGACTCGTCACCAGCGCCGCAACAAGAAGTAG